One Anas platyrhynchos isolate ZD024472 breed Pekin duck chromosome 2, IASCAAS_PekinDuck_T2T, whole genome shotgun sequence DNA segment encodes these proteins:
- the GCNT2 gene encoding N-acetyllactosaminide beta-1,6-N-acetylglucosaminyl-transferase isoform X1 has product MAMRQRRAVAVLVTMVLLGAAVLLGRGRWRTAGPGSGSAEGMVLERVCGALLAGQAPGMQGGGLRPATRGSSCSTYVFHSRYITRALSSEEAAFPLAYIITLHKEFETFERLFRAVYMPQNVYCVHVDGKAPAALRQAVWRLVGCFPNAFLASHTERVVYGGVSRLRADLHCMRDLLASAVPWQYVLNVCGQDFPLKTNREIVRQLKGFRGKNVTPGVLPPPHITARTRFMHQEWEGSNISGLVTPQVHKAPPPHNLTIYFGSAYIAVTRPFVKFVLRDRRAIDLLAWSQDTYSPDEHFWVTLNRIPGVPGSMPNASWEGDLKAVKWIDMEESHGGCHGHYVRGICVYGTGDLKWLFNSTCMFANKFELRTYPLTVECLELRHRKRTLSQSEVQVEPNWYF; this is encoded by the exons ATGGCCATGCGGCAGCGACGTGCAGTGGCAGTGCTGGTGACCatggtgctgctgggtgccgccGTGCTGCTGGGCCGTGGCAGGTGGCGGACGGCAGGGCCTGGCAGTGGCTCAGCTGAGGGCATGGTGCTGGAGCGGGTGTGTGGGGCGCTGCTGGCTGGGCAGGCCCCTGGCATGCAGGGTGGTGGGCTGCGGCCCGCGACCAGGGGCTCATCCTGCAGCACATACGTGTTCCACAGCCGGTATATCACCCGTGCCCTGTCCTCCGAGGAGGCCGCCTTCCCCCTTGCCTACATCATCACCCTGCATAAGGAGTTTGAGACCTTCGAGCGGCTCTTCAGGGCAGTCTACATGCCCCAAAATGTCTACTGCGTCCACGTGGACGGTAAGGCGCCGGCTGCCTTGCGGCAGGCAGTGTGGCGGCTGGTGGGCTGCTTCCCCAACGCCTTCCTTGCCTCCCACACTGAGCGGGTGGTCTATGGCGGTGTATCCCGCCTGCGGGCCGACCTGCACTGCATGCGGGACCTGCTGGCCTCCGCCGTGCCCTGGCAGTACGTGCTGAACGTCTGCGGGCAGGACTTCCCCTTGAAGACCAACCGGGAGATTGTCCGGCAGCTGAAGGGCTTCAGGGGAAAGAATGTCACCCCTGGGGTGCTCCCGCCACCCCACATCACTGCACGAACACGATTCATGCACCAAGAGTGGGAGGGAAGCAACATTTCGGGGCTGGTCACCCCCCAGGTGCACAAAGCTCCCCCACCACACAACCTGACCATCTACTTCGGCTCCGCATACATTGCAGTCACCCGGCCCTTTGTGAAGTTCGTGCTGAGGGACCGGCGTGCCATTGATTTGCTGGCATGGTCCCAGGACACCTACAGCCCCGACGAGCACTTCTGGGTGACTCTCAACAGGATCCCAG GTGTCCCAGGCTCCATGCCCAACGCGTCATGGGAAGGAGACCTGAAAGCAGTGAAGTGGATTGATATGGAAGAGAGCCATGGAGGTTGTCATG gccATTATGTCAGAGGCATTTGTGTGTATGGAACGGGTGACCTCAAATGGCTTTTTAACTCCACCTGTATGTTTGCAAATAAGTTTGAGCTCAGAACATACCCACTGACTGTGGAGTGCTTGGAGCTGAGACATCGAAAGAGAACCTTGTCCCAGAGTGAGGTTCAGGTGGAACCAAATTGGTATTTCtag
- the LOC113842743 gene encoding transmembrane protein 14C: MAYDWVGLGYAALVASGGIIGYARAGSVPSLAAGLLFGGLAGLGAYQQAQDPKNIWLSLVASGTLSAVMGMRFYNSRKAMPGLIAGASILMVGRLGLQMMEKPLKP; the protein is encoded by the exons ATGGCCTACGACTGGGTCGGCCTCGGCTACGCCGCGCTGGTGGCCTCGGGGGGCATCATCGGCTACGCCCGGGCAG GCAGCGTCCCGTCTCTGGCCGCCGGGCTCCTCTTCGGTGGTTTGGCGGGGTTGGGGGCCTACCAGCAGGCCCAAGACCCAAAGAATATCTGGCTTTCTCTCG TGGCATCTGGAACCTTGTCTGCTGTTATGGGAATGAGATTTTACAACTCCAGAAAAGCAATGCCTGGGCTGATTGCTGGGGCCAG TATACTGATGGTTGGACGGCTTGGATTGCAGATGATGGAAAAACCTCTTAAGCCATAA